Genomic segment of Candidatus Methanosuratincola sp.:
CTACAACAAAACTGTTGACAGATTCTGAAGCCCAATGGAATCGCCTTGCGACCTTCTTCTCGGCATTTAGACCTTGCTGGACGATAATCCATTCCCCATTCTCGGTGAAGATGAAGCAGTGGTGGTATAGTGTGTAACCGGCCTGTACGGCTGCGGTGTCGACCTTTGCACCCATCCTGCTTGCATATCTCAAGGAATCTATCTTGGCAGTGGAGAGCCCAAGTTTGTCGCCTATCAGGCATATCTCTTCAAGGGTCTTCCTCGAGTGCCTGCCTTTCCCCCCGCAGATCGCTATTCCGGTTTCTTCAGGATCCATTGCGGACTTGAGGACTGCCGTAGTTACAGTTGTGACCCCCGAGGAGTGCCAGTCAAAACCTAGAACACACCCCAATGACTGAAACCAGAAGGGATCGGACAGCCTCCTTAGCAGCTCATCTTTCCCGAACTCATCTATCATAATCAGGGCTATGCCGCGGGCTAGCGATTTCATTCTCTTTAACAACCAAGGCGGAGCCCAGCCGCCATGGAGGGGTAGTTGAGCAGTACCAGTTCTAGGCATGTCCAAAAAGATCTCATCGAAGTTGCTTATTTTAATATTGGGACGGCGTCAAGGAAGCTGCCATGAGGGCATGGTTTTGCCTTGTGGCGACTCCTTGG
This window contains:
- a CDS encoding DUF763 domain-containing protein; this encodes MPRTGTAQLPLHGGWAPPWLLKRMKSLARGIALIMIDEFGKDELLRRLSDPFWFQSLGCVLGFDWHSSGVTTVTTAVLKSAMDPEETGIAICGGKGRHSRKTLEEICLIGDKLGLSTAKIDSLRYASRMGAKVDTAAVQAGYTLYHHCFIFTENGEWIIVQQGLNAEKKVARRFHWASESVNSFVVEPHKAIVGVDEGNVLNMTARESEGCRAASVDLAREPPEKLRSSIVSLKDPLQQTLGEWTGERMLVMPWNINWKALERAYNAQPKNYEELIGLEGVGPTTVKGLALISELIYGEAPSWRDPVKYSFAFGGKDGVPFPVRRREMDEAIEILRLATESAKLGEKERQDALRRLSELERRSRIPDSIP